One window of Bacillus sp. THAF10 genomic DNA carries:
- a CDS encoding biotin-dependent carboxyltransferase family protein, whose protein sequence is MSSAVFKVTKPGLLTTFQDKGRTGFQEYGVVVSGAMDDFSLQIGNLLVGNPAGEAGIEVTLMGPELKALEDVVIAICGGNLSPKVNGQPAPMWKSFKVKKGEIVEFGKPISGARAYLCLAGGFSIPEAMGSKSTFLKGSLGGLEGRAFQREDILYGTSANGSRTGRSLHPDEIPTYQKEMEIRVCLGPHLAAFTDAAVETFLTSTYQITPQSDRMGYRLKGPTLEHVTSADIISEAIPLGGIQVPADGNPIILMADRQTTGGYTRIATVISTDISLLAQAPPGTNFRFREISVEEAQEQYKKRAKLFSVLEKVT, encoded by the coding sequence ATGAGTAGCGCTGTATTTAAAGTCACAAAGCCAGGCCTCCTAACTACCTTTCAGGATAAAGGCAGAACAGGCTTTCAGGAATACGGCGTGGTGGTGTCAGGCGCGATGGATGATTTTTCTCTGCAAATCGGCAATCTGCTTGTGGGGAATCCTGCAGGAGAAGCGGGCATCGAGGTAACCTTGATGGGACCAGAGCTAAAGGCGCTTGAAGATGTCGTCATTGCCATTTGTGGCGGGAACCTGTCTCCAAAAGTCAACGGACAGCCTGCTCCGATGTGGAAAAGCTTTAAAGTGAAAAAAGGCGAAATTGTGGAGTTTGGAAAACCAATTTCAGGTGCCCGTGCCTATCTTTGCTTGGCAGGAGGCTTTTCGATTCCAGAAGCCATGGGAAGCAAATCAACCTTTTTAAAGGGAAGCCTCGGTGGTCTAGAGGGAAGAGCGTTTCAACGGGAAGATATTTTGTACGGGACCTCAGCAAACGGCAGTAGAACAGGGCGATCCCTGCACCCAGACGAAATTCCTACCTACCAAAAGGAAATGGAAATCAGGGTTTGTTTGGGCCCACATCTTGCTGCGTTTACAGATGCTGCAGTGGAGACCTTTCTGACATCCACCTATCAAATTACCCCACAGTCTGACAGAATGGGCTACCGCTTAAAAGGTCCAACGCTTGAACACGTGACTTCTGCTGATATCATCTCAGAAGCCATTCCGCTTGGCGGGATTCAAGTACCTGCTGATGGTAACCCGATTATTTTAATGGCAGACAGGCAAACAACCGGTGGATATACGAGAATAGCAACCGTCATTTCCACTGATATTTCCTTGCTTGCCCAGGCTCCCCCAGGGACAAATTTCCGTTTTCGAGAAATCTCTGTGGAAGAAGCGCAGGAACAGTATAAAAAAAGAGCGAAATTGTTTAGCGTGTTGGAAAAAGTCACGTAA
- the pxpB gene encoding 5-oxoprolinase subunit PxpB: protein MNISFFPLGDTGIQLSFGDEIKKETNTQIRRFAEYLRKHPIKGVMEWVPAYTTLTIFYQPDAILYQQLHERLLEVKENIQDEPETHAAKVYEIPTLYGGEEGSDLGEVARYHGLTEEEVISIHSEKEYYIYMMGFVPGFPYLGGMDKQLATPRRENPRPNIPAGSVGIAGEQTGVYSLETPGGWQIIGQTPIKLYDPTEEEPILLKAGHYLQFVSIDKEEFQAIKEQIKNGSYSVKTREKGADEDE from the coding sequence TTGAACATTTCGTTTTTCCCACTAGGAGACACGGGCATTCAACTGTCATTTGGGGATGAAATAAAAAAAGAAACGAACACACAAATCAGAAGGTTTGCGGAATATTTACGGAAACATCCGATAAAAGGCGTCATGGAGTGGGTACCTGCCTACACCACCTTAACGATTTTTTACCAACCTGACGCCATATTGTATCAACAATTGCATGAACGATTACTTGAAGTAAAAGAAAATATACAAGATGAACCAGAAACGCATGCTGCAAAAGTGTATGAAATTCCGACCTTGTATGGTGGAGAAGAAGGGTCGGATTTAGGAGAAGTCGCTCGCTACCATGGCTTAACGGAAGAAGAGGTTATCTCCATCCATTCGGAAAAAGAATACTACATTTACATGATGGGCTTTGTACCAGGATTTCCGTATCTTGGCGGCATGGATAAACAGCTTGCTACACCAAGACGGGAAAATCCACGACCGAACATTCCAGCAGGCTCGGTTGGGATTGCTGGGGAACAGACGGGCGTTTATTCGCTTGAAACCCCAGGAGGCTGGCAGATTATCGGACAAACACCAATCAAGCTCTATGACCCAACAGAAGAGGAGCCGATTCTACTAAAAGCAGGCCATTATTTGCAATTTGTTTCGATAGATAAAGAGGAATTCCAAGCCATTAAAGAACAAATCAAAAATGGCAGCTACTCCGTGAAAACAAGAGAAAAGGGAGCGGATGAGGATGAGTAG
- the pxpA gene encoding LamB/YcsF family protein, whose translation MSRVDLNSDLGESFGAYTIGNDQAVLQYISSANIACGYHAGDHNVLMDTVKKATKLGVSIGAHPGFPDLAGFGRRNVHMHPNEIFNMVVYQIGAIQAAATVNGTRVHHVKPHGALYNMASKNQEIAIAIAKAVYAIDSSLVLFGLAGSELVKAGEQVGLKVAQEVFADRTYQPDGTLTPRTEPHAMIHDADVAVKRVIRMLHEGKVTAVNGEDISIQADTICVHGDESEALAFVKSLRESLLAENIAIEPFGVLHHE comes from the coding sequence ATGAGTAGGGTTGATTTAAATAGTGACTTAGGGGAAAGCTTTGGGGCTTATACAATCGGAAATGACCAAGCAGTACTTCAGTACATTTCCTCCGCCAATATCGCTTGTGGGTACCATGCAGGAGACCATAACGTTTTGATGGATACTGTAAAAAAGGCAACAAAGCTTGGAGTCTCTATCGGCGCACATCCAGGATTCCCGGATCTCGCTGGCTTTGGACGCAGAAATGTCCACATGCATCCAAATGAAATTTTTAATATGGTTGTGTATCAAATTGGTGCAATTCAAGCGGCGGCCACTGTTAACGGCACAAGGGTGCATCACGTGAAGCCGCATGGTGCGCTTTACAACATGGCCTCAAAAAATCAGGAAATCGCCATCGCTATCGCAAAAGCGGTTTATGCGATTGACTCATCCCTCGTTCTTTTTGGCCTGGCAGGAAGTGAGCTCGTAAAAGCAGGAGAACAAGTAGGCCTAAAGGTAGCACAGGAGGTTTTTGCCGATCGAACCTATCAGCCTGACGGAACGCTGACACCAAGAACAGAACCTCATGCCATGATACATGATGCGGATGTGGCGGTAAAACGGGTGATCCGAATGCTGCATGAAGGCAAAGTAACGGCTGTAAATGGGGAGGATATTTCCATTCAAGCAGATACTATTTGTGTGCATGGCGACGAATCAGAGGCATTGGCGTTTGTTAAAAGTTTAAGAGAGTCGCTGCTTGCTGAGAACATTGCCATCGAGCCTTTTGGAGTGTTGCATCATGAGTAG